A part of Phoenix dactylifera cultivar Barhee BC4 chromosome 2, palm_55x_up_171113_PBpolish2nd_filt_p, whole genome shotgun sequence genomic DNA contains:
- the LOC103708447 gene encoding uncharacterized protein LOC103708447, producing the protein MGLVVLCLVCYLAGFGEAAATSGRGEERKMRVYSAISEMKGPGFLYTRAPGRCTPQFWGSGREVWPNMVPQEASVSKVFGSRVLERYEPGLTLLEATQRNDDVGGNAFSKLVKQSSAALLNAYTRPGFAYSAWEVKTLLLEALVSEEAAASQAKLFEEANQACT; encoded by the exons atggggttGGTGGTGCTCTGTTTGGTCTGCTATCTCGCAGGGTTCGGAGAAGCAGCCGCTACGAGTGGGagaggggaggagaggaagatgaGGGTTTACTCTGCCATCTCGGAGATGAAAGGGCCGGGCTTTCTCTATACCAGAGCCCCTGGAAGATGCACTCCCCA GTTCTGGGGCAGTGGAAGAGAGGTGTGGCCCAATATGGTCCCCCAGGAAGCATCAGTCTCAAAAGTGTTTGGGTCAAGGGTGTTGGAGAGGTATGAACCAGGCCTGACACTATTGGAGGCAACGCAAAGGAATGATGATGTTGGTGGCAATGCCTTCTCCAAATTAGTCAAGCAGTCAAGTGCAGCACTCCTAAATGCTTATACAAGACCAGGCTTTGCTTACAGTGCTTGGGAGGTCAAGACTTTGCTCTTGGAGGCCCTTGTCTCGGAGGAGGCTGCCGCCTCCCAGGCCAAGCTTTTCGAGGAGGCTAACCAAGCTTGCACTTAG
- the LOC103700633 gene encoding putative wall-associated receptor kinase-like 16 — translation MTSIGRVTSVDKAMNEIYFFFFFFFFFFFFVTSLGEEKRSRKGGGGRKGGGPKKKPVSRSVKAGLQFPVGRIGRYLKKGRYSQRVGTGAPVYLAAVLEYLATVLEYLAAEVLELAGNAARDNKKNPKPEKRNPKPAPDSGRTGGLLLLLRSTPSSGGQARCCLKVSNFRLVWERNKHEGEPPCYSNSWIITLPVYLQSPGIVASTSFALLLLLCIVLSRVRERRKLTRIKEEYFRRHGGRLLLEEIKSKQGLAFKVYTKGELEQATNNFDKNRILGGGGHGTVYKGILNDSHAVAIKKSKIINDCQKKEFGKEMVILSQINHKNVVKLLGCCLEVEVPMLVYEFVSNGTLFQLIHDRNKSSHISLDTRLEIALQSAEALAYLHSSASPPILHGDVKSSNILLDDNYNAKVSDFGASMLVPKDETQFATLVQGTCGYLDPEYLQTCQLTDKSDVYSFGVVLLELLTRKKAIYFEGSDEERSFSSSFLSAMKEDRLLQLLDSRIKNEEDMELVQEVAELTKRCLNVRSEDRPTMKEVADDLNRLKKFKQHPFLQHNPEEIESLLGKPPSYTENEISQYYSIEKKATIDIECGR, via the exons ATGACCTCAATAGGGCGTGTAACATCAGTTGACAAGGCCATGAAtgaaatctacttcttcttcttcttcttcttcttcttcttcttttttgtcaCGTCTCT cggagaagagaaaagaagccGGAAGGGCGGAGGCGGCCGGAAGGGCGGAGGCCCAAAGAAGAAGCCGGTATCCCGGTCGGTCAAGGCCGGCCTCCAGTTCCCGGTCGGCCGGATCGGTCGTTACCTCAAGAAAGGCCGCTACTCCCAGCGCGTCGGCACCGGCGCGCCCGTCTACCTCGCCGCCGTCCTCGAGTACCTCGCCACCGTCCTCGAGTACCTCGCCGCCGAGGTTCTGGAGTTGGCCGGGAACGCGGCGCGGGACAACAAGAAAAACCCAAAGCCGGAGAAGAGAAACCCAAAGCCGGCACCTGACAGCGGACGGACAGGCgggctcctccttcttctcaggTCCACTCCGAGCTCCGGCGGGCAGGCTCGAT GCTGCTTAAAAGTTTCAAACTTTCGTTTAGTATGGGAAAGGAATAAACACgagggagaacctccttgttatTCGAACTCATGGATTATTACTCTACCTGTCTATTTACAATCTCCAGGCATTGTCGCTAGCACCAGCTTTGCCCTTCTACTATTACTATGCATTGTCCTTTCCCGGGTACGTGAAAGAAGAAAACTTACAAGGATAAAAGAGGAATACTTTCGGCGACATGGAGGGCGGTTGTTACTAGAAGAGATAAAGTCGAAGCAAGGTCTTGCATTTAAGGTATATACGAAAGGAGAGCTAGAGCAGGCAACAAATAACTTTGACAAGAACCGAATTCTTGGAGGTGGAGGCCATGGAACCGTCTATAAGGGAATACTGAATGACAGTCATGCAGTTgccataaaaaaatcaaaaataattaatgatTGCCAAAAGAAGGAATTTGGGAAGGAGATGGTTATTCTTTCTCAGATCAACCATAAGAATGTGGTGAAGCTCTTGGGATGTTGTCTGGAGGTGGAAGTCCCTATGCTGGTTTATGAATTTGTCTCAAATGGAACGTTATTCCAATTAATCCATGACAGAAATAAGTCATCCCACATTTCATTGGATACCCGTTTGGAGATTGCTTTACAGTCTGCAGAAGCCCTTGCATATCTACATTCATCAGCTTCCCCTCCAATCCTTCATGGAGATGTCAAGTCTTCCAACATACTTTTGGATGACAACTACAATGCAAAGGTGTCCGATTTTGGAGCTTCAATGTTGGTGCCAAAGGATGAAACTCAGTTTGCTACATTAGTTCAAGGGACTTGTGGTTACCTGGATCCTGAATACCTACAAACATGTCAATTAACCGATAAAAGTGATGTTTATAGTTTTGGTGTTGTTCTTTTGGAGCTCCTCACTAGAAAGAAGGCAATTTATTTTGAAGGATCTGATGAAGAAAGGAGCTTCTCATCAAGTTTTTTATCTGCCATGAAGGAGGATCGACTTCTACAGCTTTTGGACAGTCGTATTAAAAATGAAGAGGATATGGAATTGGTACAAGAAGTTGCTGAGCTAACAAAGCGATGCCTCAATGTTAGAAGTGAAGATAGGCCTACGATGAAGGAGGTGGCCGACGACCTAAATCGGTTAAAAAAATTCAAGCAGCATCCATTTTTACAACATAATCCTGAAGAGATTGAGAGTTTGCTTGGTAAGCCACCAAGCTACACTGAAAATGAAATCTCTCAATACTATAGTATAGAAAAGAAAGCAACGATAGATATAGAATGTGGAAGATga